The proteins below are encoded in one region of Bacteroidales bacterium:
- a CDS encoding response regulator yields the protein MKNILVIENNIVLREKICNSLKDEGYNTLSANDGISGLHIAIKQLPDLILCDIKIPHINGCDFYKIIQQIKTTSSIPFIFITAQGEKKDIREGMNLGADDYIINPLDYKELHSSIKTRFDKVERLQQKHDEDFHALINNPLTGVFVYSKNKFDFVNEKCANIFGLSPADFSNITFNNLITGSDKNNILEKMECCFSKIQDNLHVKFNAHHVKEEHEVKVEMFASIVSFKGVDSLIGYISECA from the coding sequence ATGAAAAATATCCTGGTAATTGAAAATAACATTGTATTAAGAGAAAAAATTTGTAATTCTCTTAAAGACGAAGGATATAATACTCTTTCGGCTAACGATGGTATTTCTGGTTTGCATATAGCCATAAAACAATTACCCGATTTAATTTTATGTGATATAAAGATACCTCATATAAATGGTTGTGATTTTTACAAAATCATTCAACAGATTAAAACCACTTCGTCTATTCCATTTATTTTCATAACAGCACAGGGCGAAAAAAAAGATATAAGAGAGGGAATGAACCTGGGTGCCGACGATTATATTATTAACCCTCTTGATTATAAAGAACTACATTCATCAATTAAAACACGTTTTGATAAAGTTGAAAGATTGCAGCAGAAACACGATGAAGATTTTCATGCATTAATTAATAATCCATTAACCGGTGTTTTTGTTTATAGCAAAAATAAATTTGATTTTGTAAATGAAAAATGTGCAAATATATTTGGTTTGTCGCCAGCTGATTTTTCAAATATAACTTTTAATAATCTTATTACCGGCAGCGATAAAAATAATATACTTGAAAAAATGGAATGTTGTTTCAGTAAAATACAAGACAATTTGCACGTAAAGTTTAATGCCCATCATGTTAAAGAAGAACATGAAGTAAAAGTTGAAATGTTTGCCAGTATAGTGAGTTTTAAAGGTGTTGATTCATTGATTGGCTACATATCAGAATGTGCATAA